Proteins encoded in a region of the Pseudomonas putida genome:
- the astA gene encoding arginine N-succinyltransferase produces the protein MIVRPVRSSDLPALIELARSTGTTGLTTLPANEERLGHRVGWAEKSFRGEAERGDTDYLFVLENDEGLVVGISAIAGAVGLREPWYNYRVGLTVSASQELKIYREIPTLFLANDLTGNSELCSLFLRSDYRSGLNGRLLSRARMLFIAEFPELFGKKIIAEMRGMSDEQGRSPFWESLGRHFFKMEFSQADYLTGVGNKSFIAELMPKFPLYTCFLSEAARNVIGRVHKDTEPALAMLKQEGFNYQGYVDIFDAGPAIECDTAKIRAVRESQTLVLAVGTPGDDATPFIIHNRKRDDCRITAAPARLAAGTLVVDPLTAKRLRMGAGDNVRAVPLSASREAQ, from the coding sequence ATGATCGTTCGTCCTGTACGCAGCAGCGATTTGCCTGCGTTGATCGAATTGGCACGCAGCACCGGCACCACCGGGCTGACCACGCTGCCGGCCAACGAAGAACGCCTGGGGCATCGCGTTGGCTGGGCGGAAAAAAGCTTCCGCGGCGAAGCGGAGCGTGGCGACACCGACTACCTGTTCGTGCTGGAAAACGACGAAGGCCTGGTGGTGGGCATCAGTGCCATTGCCGGTGCCGTAGGCCTGCGCGAACCCTGGTACAACTACCGGGTCGGCCTGACGGTCAGTGCCTCGCAGGAACTGAAGATCTACCGCGAAATCCCGACGCTGTTCCTGGCCAACGACCTGACCGGCAATTCCGAGCTGTGCTCGCTGTTCCTGCGCAGCGACTACCGCTCCGGCCTCAATGGCCGCCTGCTATCGCGCGCACGTATGCTGTTCATTGCCGAGTTCCCTGAGCTGTTCGGCAAGAAGATCATTGCCGAAATGCGCGGTATGTCTGACGAACAGGGCCGTTCACCCTTCTGGGAAAGCCTGGGCCGGCACTTCTTCAAGATGGAGTTCAGCCAGGCCGACTACCTGACGGGGGTGGGCAACAAGTCGTTCATTGCCGAACTGATGCCCAAGTTCCCGCTGTATACCTGCTTCCTGTCCGAGGCAGCGCGCAACGTGATCGGCCGCGTGCACAAAGACACCGAGCCGGCGTTGGCGATGCTCAAGCAGGAGGGCTTCAACTACCAGGGCTACGTCGATATCTTCGATGCAGGCCCGGCCATCGAATGCGACACCGCCAAGATCCGCGCCGTGCGCGAGAGCCAGACCCTGGTGCTGGCGGTAGGGACGCCAGGCGATGACGCCACCCCTTTCATCATCCACAACCGCAAGCGCGACGACTGCCGCATCACGGCTGCACCTGCGCGGCTGGCCGCCGGCACCCTGGTGGTCGACCCGCTGACCGCCAAGCGCCTGCGCATGGGCGCTGGCGACAATGTGCGCGCCGTGCCGCTGTCGGCTAGCCGGGAGGCCCAGTAA